The stretch of DNA AGGGCAAACGCATACTCGAGATGAGAATATTAAGACTCATTTCTAGGAAGTGAGTTATGTGTTCTGCCCAGCCCCTATCGCCGTTAATCGAGCATTTTCAACCATAGTGAAGGGTTTGATCAGCCAGTTCACCGCCAGGGTGAGTAGCACGGGCCGGGGGGTTTGGGCCGCCCGCTTGGCCTGGGCAAAGTCGATCTTCACCATGATCGGGTACATCATGAAAAAGAGACAGATGGCGATCGGTACCGACACCTGGTAGATGCTCATGGCATCCAGGGCGATCGCCACCCCGGGCAGCAGCCGCCCCAGGGCAATGCCAGCCGCAATGCACAGCAGCACCCACAGGGTGAGGTAGCGCTCGAAAATGTTGAGCTGTCCCCCGGCGACTGGGGCAGCGGCAGGCTGTCTGGTGGACATAGAGGTTTGAAGCTAATGATTCTAGGGCCAGTATACATCAATAAAAATTGATATATTGAGCAGTATCCTGTCCTAACGGTTATTACTCTGCAGCAGAAGTCAGTCGACTGTACGGGGACGGTGGTGGCGGCCTGTCTGGTGCGGCTGGGCTACAGCGCTGAGGCGGCGATCGCCACGGTGCAGAGCGTCCACGCCGGGGCCCTTGGCGTAGTCGCCCAGCGGACCTTTATCCACGACTTTGCGGCCCAGACCTAGGGCGGGGCCTCCAGGCTCTTGTCGGGCAGGCTGGCCCAGAGGGTGGTGCCCAAAATAATCGCGCCGCCGACCAGGGTGCGGGGGACGGGCACTTCCCCCAGCAGCAGGGCCGCCAGGGCAATGCCGTAGACCGGCTCCAGGCCGCTGATCACGCTAGCGGTCTGGGCTCGCAGCACCGCCAAACTCTCAATAAATAATGTGTGGGCGACGGCGGTACACAGCACCCCCAGCACCAGCAGCAGGCCCAGGTCCTGGGGTGT from Leptolyngbya sp. KIOST-1 encodes:
- a CDS encoding arsenic resistance protein, which codes for MSTRQPAAAPVAGGQLNIFERYLTLWVLLCIAAGIALGRLLPGVAIALDAMSIYQVSVPIAICLFFMMYPIMVKIDFAQAKRAAQTPRPVLLTLAVNWLIKPFTMVENARLTAIGAGQNT
- a CDS encoding DMT family transporter, whose amino-acid sequence is MAIAFYQDLFAFLCLLLVTPLASLALTPQDLGLLLVLGVLCTAVAHTLFIESLAVLRAQTASVISGLEPVYGIALAALLLGEVPVPRTLVGGAIILGTTLWASLPDKSLEAPP